TGACGACGCTTTCGCCGATGCGACGCGAGAGAACCAGCACGTGGTGAGGCTATCGCGTCGGGCGGCGCGTCACGCGACCAACGGCGCGGCGAGCGGCAGGTCCGCGTCGTCGAGGATGACCTGGCTGGCGCGGCGGGTGGCGGGATTCACCACGAGCGGGGCCCGCAGGTTGACGGTGGTGTCGGCGAGGGTGGCGCCGGCGCGGACGACGAGCAGCACGAGCACGTCGCCGGCCGTGGTCTCGTCGATGCCGAGCTCGGTGACGGTCTCGTCGTCGAGGTCGAGCGCGTAGTCCGGGTAGAACGGTGCGGGCGGCACGACCACGAACTGCAGGTCCTGGCTGTCGAGCGAGCGGAAGCCGTGGAGCACGCCGTCGTCGTCGAGGCGCACGAGCGCGAACCGGGCGTCGTCGGGGAACCCGGGCATCGGGTGGGCGAGCTCGATGACGGGGAGGTCCATGCGCTCGATCATCGCAGGAAGTCCAGCAGGCTGGGCTGCATGACGCGCGAGGTCGCGGCGAGGGCGGCCTGGTAGGCGACCTCCTGCAGCTTGAGGTGCACGGTCGTGTCCGCGAGGTCGGCGTTCTCGATCGAGCTGAGGTTGTTCTCCAACGACATCTTCGCGTCGTCGGCGGCCTGCGCCGACTGCTCGATGCGCTGGTAGCGGGTGCCGGCCGCGGCGCGGACGCCCGTGACGGTGTTCTCGCGCGTGCGCAGCACGTCGACCGACGCCCTGATGCCGGCGGTGTCGCCGGCGCGCAGGGCCGTGGCGAGCGCGTCGAGCTCGGCGAACACCGAGCTGGCGCCGTCGCCGAAGACGGTGCGGCCGTCGACGTCGACCTGGACGACGACGTCGTCGGCGACCCGGCGGTTGACGGAGCCGGCCACGCCGACCCAGTTGCCGGTGGCGTCGTAGGCCTGGCCCCCGCCCGTCACGCCGCCGAACACCGGCCGCTCGAGGTAGCTGGCGTTGGCCTGGCCGAGCAGCTGCTCGCGGACGCCGTCGATCTCGATGGCGAGCGCGTCGCGGGCCTGCTGGCCCATCGCGCCGGTGTTGGCGCCCTGGAGCGCGAGGTCGCGCGCCCGGCGTACGGCGGTCGTCACGCCGTCGAGGGTGCTGTCGACCTGGGTCAGCCACCCGAGGCCGTCCTGGGCGTTGCGGGCGTACTGCGCCTGGTCGGAGACCGAGGTCCGGATCCGCATGGCGGCGGTGGTCCCGGTCGGGTTGTCGGAGGGCCGGTTGATGACCCGCCCGGTCGACAGCTGCTCCTGCAGCGAGGCCAGCTGGCCGAGGTTGCGCTGCAGGTTCGCGAGCGAGCCGTCGGTGAGCATCCGCTGCGTGACGCGTCCGATCGTCATGACGTCCAGTTCCCCCGTGGTCGCTAGCGGCCGACCAGGCCGGTGCGGTTGATGAGCGTGTCGAGGACCTCGTCGAGGGTCGTCATCAGCCGCGCCGCGGCCTCGTAGGCCCGCTGCGCGGAGACCATGTTGACGGTCTCC
This genomic interval from Nocardioides kongjuensis contains the following:
- the fliW gene encoding flagellar assembly protein FliW yields the protein MDLPVIELAHPMPGFPDDARFALVRLDDDGVLHGFRSLDSQDLQFVVVPPAPFYPDYALDLDDETVTELGIDETTAGDVLVLLVVRAGATLADTTVNLRAPLVVNPATRRASQVILDDADLPLAAPLVA
- the flgL gene encoding flagellar hook-associated protein FlgL gives rise to the protein MTIGRVTQRMLTDGSLANLQRNLGQLASLQEQLSTGRVINRPSDNPTGTTAAMRIRTSVSDQAQYARNAQDGLGWLTQVDSTLDGVTTAVRRARDLALQGANTGAMGQQARDALAIEIDGVREQLLGQANASYLERPVFGGVTGGGQAYDATGNWVGVAGSVNRRVADDVVVQVDVDGRTVFGDGASSVFAELDALATALRAGDTAGIRASVDVLRTRENTVTGVRAAAGTRYQRIEQSAQAADDAKMSLENNLSSIENADLADTTVHLKLQEVAYQAALAATSRVMQPSLLDFLR